One region of Rhodophyticola sp. CCM32 genomic DNA includes:
- a CDS encoding Rieske 2Fe-2S domain-containing protein yields MAREKSWQDIIPVADLMKGDATPVQFGARELAVFDTVEGVTVSMARCTHGAANLCDGYFDGKTIECPLHQGLFDARSGEALAAPARVKLRMLESRVQDGNVQIYI; encoded by the coding sequence GTGGCACGTGAAAAATCCTGGCAAGACATAATTCCAGTCGCTGACCTTATGAAAGGCGATGCGACACCGGTGCAATTTGGGGCCCGCGAACTTGCCGTCTTTGATACGGTTGAGGGTGTCACAGTTTCTATGGCGCGGTGTACACACGGGGCGGCCAATCTATGCGATGGCTACTTTGATGGAAAAACCATTGAATGCCCACTGCATCAGGGTCTGTTTGACGCCCGAAGTGGCGAGGCACTTGCCGCACCTGCACGCGTCAAACTCAGAATGCTGGAATCGCGTGTTCAGGACGGCAATGTTCAAATATATATCTGA
- a CDS encoding succinylglutamate desuccinylase/aspartoacylase family protein, whose protein sequence is MTKSDIIPTIDLFADGKNIGDLKVKWSDNSVPLGYHAVPIISLRNGDGPVVVMFAGTHGDEFEGPSALMRLVHILDVAALTGQIIIVPSLNFPAMRASSRVSPLDGVNLNRAFPGDPLGGVTEQIAYYVETELLPLADAAVDLHSGGKASVFAACTLATQTEARGLFRRNLDLAKAFGLPLVWILNGMVDYRSLNCAAARAGVPMIATELGGGGGVDPEITNAAESGLYSVLRHVGVLDGDALATPAPHLVEIKSDDHNLYATGEGIFDRVVSAGQSVKAGQTAGRLHYISEPERAPETVVFPHSGVVLAHTNRGYVQRGDMLMLVVQDH, encoded by the coding sequence ATGACGAAAAGCGACATAATTCCGACGATAGATTTGTTTGCCGATGGCAAGAATATCGGTGACTTAAAGGTAAAATGGTCAGACAACTCTGTTCCACTAGGGTATCACGCTGTACCGATTATCAGCCTGAGAAATGGGGACGGGCCGGTTGTCGTGATGTTTGCTGGCACTCATGGTGATGAGTTCGAAGGGCCTTCGGCCCTGATGCGCTTGGTGCACATTTTGGATGTCGCAGCGCTTACGGGTCAGATTATCATTGTTCCAAGCCTGAATTTCCCGGCCATGAGAGCGTCATCGCGGGTTTCTCCCTTGGACGGTGTAAATCTAAACCGCGCGTTTCCGGGGGATCCTTTGGGGGGTGTGACCGAGCAAATTGCATATTACGTCGAGACCGAACTGCTTCCTTTGGCTGATGCTGCGGTGGATCTGCATTCGGGTGGAAAGGCGTCTGTTTTTGCAGCCTGCACCTTGGCGACCCAAACCGAAGCCAGGGGTCTTTTCAGGAGGAATCTGGACTTGGCCAAGGCATTTGGGCTGCCCTTGGTCTGGATTCTGAACGGGATGGTTGATTACCGATCTCTGAATTGTGCAGCAGCCCGAGCTGGCGTACCGATGATCGCAACCGAGCTTGGCGGTGGTGGCGGTGTCGATCCGGAAATCACCAATGCAGCCGAAAGCGGGCTATATTCTGTGCTGCGCCATGTTGGCGTTCTAGACGGGGACGCCCTAGCAACTCCGGCTCCACATTTGGTTGAGATCAAATCTGATGATCATAATCTCTATGCGACCGGAGAGGGTATCTTTGATCGCGTGGTAAGCGCGGGACAATCTGTGAAAGCAGGGCAGACCGCTGGCAGATTGCATTACATTTCAGAACCAGAACGCGCACCCGAGACCGTTGTCTTTCCTCACAGCGGAGTCGTTCTGGCCCACACCAACCGCGGCTATGTTCAGCGCGGTGACATGCTTATGCTGGTGGTTCAGGATCATTGA
- a CDS encoding GntR family transcriptional regulator, whose translation MRELVDEGILERKRKAGTKVKSFPTRRAQFSIPIIGEEITDTGAAYRYNLIERQVITSPDWLRSRMDIPKGTEILHLQCMHFSDNNPYQFEERWINLAAIPQAKECDFENIGPNEWLVREVPFTDGRLVFSATNASSRLAKLLNTTDGTAVFTVERMTWLNKKNVTYARLYFSRDYKMTSHF comes from the coding sequence ATGCGCGAACTGGTTGACGAAGGCATTCTTGAACGCAAGCGTAAAGCTGGCACGAAGGTCAAATCATTCCCGACACGCCGCGCCCAGTTTTCGATCCCAATCATCGGAGAAGAGATTACGGATACGGGTGCGGCATATCGGTATAACCTCATCGAAAGACAGGTGATCACGTCCCCTGACTGGCTCAGATCACGCATGGATATTCCCAAAGGCACTGAAATCCTTCATCTTCAATGTATGCATTTTTCGGACAATAACCCGTATCAGTTCGAAGAACGCTGGATCAATCTGGCAGCAATTCCGCAAGCGAAGGAGTGTGACTTTGAAAACATTGGCCCCAACGAATGGCTTGTCCGAGAAGTGCCATTCACCGACGGCCGCTTGGTGTTTTCGGCGACAAATGCGTCAAGCAGGCTTGCCAAACTTCTTAACACCACGGACGGCACTGCAGTATTCACAGTCGAACGGATGACATGGCTGAACAAAAAGAACGTAACATATGCGCGGCTGTACTTTTCGCGCGATTACAAAATGACAAGCCATTTTTGA
- a CDS encoding amidohydrolase family protein: protein MHSHYYGGGLDSTLRARQNRPYLRTRDDGVLVMVAMNGEFPFTSHYYDHRVGLAEMRAAGLTHRMLTFPGALGVELLPAAEIATAISAYNDHLAQLTQDTDGALIGLAGVPLADLDLACAEVRRIRRDLGLPGIILPSNYFNSLQELEILRPLLEAANEYGCHIMLHPGLKVGEQPPARPADHIQYRLSAVELQSSVAQVALTVIVSDMLDAYPNITFQIVNLGGTLPFIFERLESIARHRNPAEPFPTARLRRLWYDCASLGPRALETAVKILGADRIMLGSDYPIFKDDPYNHAVVPAELSAENKAQVTWKTAHDLLSHLDEMRQNAAR, encoded by the coding sequence ATGCATTCCCACTATTATGGCGGCGGGCTGGACAGCACATTGCGCGCGCGCCAAAACAGGCCGTACCTGCGCACCCGCGATGACGGCGTTCTTGTGATGGTCGCAATGAATGGCGAGTTTCCGTTTACCAGCCACTATTATGATCATCGGGTGGGTCTGGCTGAAATGCGGGCCGCGGGGTTAACCCACCGGATGCTGACATTTCCCGGCGCGTTAGGCGTCGAATTGCTCCCGGCCGCCGAAATCGCCACGGCCATATCCGCGTATAACGATCATCTGGCGCAGCTTACGCAGGATACGGATGGCGCGTTGATTGGCCTTGCCGGTGTACCGCTTGCCGATCTGGATCTTGCCTGTGCCGAGGTGCGCCGTATCCGGCGGGATCTGGGTTTGCCCGGAATTATCCTGCCATCAAATTATTTCAACTCCCTGCAAGAGCTTGAGATACTCCGCCCGCTTCTGGAGGCCGCAAATGAATACGGTTGCCACATCATGTTGCATCCGGGCCTGAAAGTTGGAGAGCAGCCCCCTGCCCGCCCCGCCGATCACATTCAATATCGTCTGTCCGCTGTTGAGCTTCAGTCAAGCGTGGCGCAGGTCGCCCTGACAGTGATAGTGTCGGATATGTTGGATGCCTATCCCAATATCACGTTCCAGATCGTCAATCTTGGCGGCACGCTGCCGTTTATCTTTGAGCGGCTGGAAAGCATCGCGCGCCACCGAAACCCCGCCGAACCGTTCCCGACCGCGCGGTTGCGCAGGCTTTGGTATGATTGTGCATCGCTGGGGCCGCGCGCACTGGAGACAGCGGTCAAGATACTGGGGGCTGACCGCATCATGCTTGGTTCGGACTACCCGATCTTCAAAGATGATCCCTATAACCATGCCGTAGTTCCTGCGGAGCTGAGCGCGGAAAACAAGGCACAGGTCACATGGAAGACGGCACATGATCTGCTGTCCCATCTTGATGAAATGCGCCAAAATGCAGCGCGTTAG
- a CDS encoding NAD(P)/FAD-dependent oxidoreductase: MAEIVVIGAGQAGSSAVFKLRALGHTGRITLIGDEAFPPYQRPPLSKAYLLGDMTRERLFLMPEPSYQEHDIRLKLGAPVTAINPDTKVVSVGDETIKYDELLLATGSSPIQLPAAIGGELGGVYSIRTLADIDAMASEFSEGRNVLIVGGGYIGLEAAAVASSKGLKVTVVEMADRILQRVAAPETSDYFRTLHQNHGVDIREGIGLSRLSGTERVTHAELSDGQVLDVDFVLVGIGIRPNTDIAGTAGVAVQNGIETNTFGQTTVPNIWAAGDCASFPFAGQMIRLESVPNAIDQAEIVAGNILGAKTEYIAKPWFWSDQYDVKLQIAGLNTGYDNVVARPSDRPGSVSHWYYGGDTLLAVDAMNAPREFMIGRRLIEAGKSPIATAVGDLSTDLKSLM, encoded by the coding sequence ATGGCTGAAATTGTCGTCATCGGCGCGGGACAGGCAGGAAGCTCGGCAGTGTTCAAGTTGCGGGCATTGGGCCACACGGGCCGCATAACGTTGATCGGCGATGAAGCGTTTCCACCTTATCAACGGCCCCCGTTGTCAAAGGCCTATCTGCTGGGCGATATGACACGCGAACGTTTGTTTCTTATGCCCGAGCCGAGCTATCAGGAACATGATATTCGGTTGAAATTGGGTGCCCCGGTCACAGCGATCAACCCGGACACAAAGGTCGTTTCCGTAGGTGATGAAACGATCAAATATGATGAACTGCTTCTTGCCACTGGCTCCAGCCCCATTCAGCTGCCCGCAGCCATTGGCGGCGAGCTGGGGGGCGTCTATTCGATCAGAACGCTTGCGGATATTGACGCCATGGCGTCCGAGTTTTCGGAGGGTCGGAACGTCCTGATCGTTGGCGGCGGATATATCGGGCTAGAAGCCGCAGCTGTCGCCTCTTCCAAGGGGCTGAAAGTCACGGTTGTTGAGATGGCTGACCGTATTCTGCAACGCGTTGCCGCCCCTGAAACATCAGACTATTTTCGCACCCTTCATCAGAACCATGGCGTCGATATTCGCGAAGGTATTGGCCTGTCCCGGCTTTCGGGCACAGAGCGGGTTACACATGCCGAACTTTCTGATGGCCAGGTTTTGGATGTGGATTTCGTACTTGTCGGTATTGGCATTCGGCCAAACACAGACATTGCCGGTACGGCCGGCGTGGCGGTGCAAAACGGGATAGAAACGAACACGTTCGGGCAGACGACGGTGCCCAATATCTGGGCTGCGGGGGATTGTGCGTCATTCCCGTTTGCGGGGCAGATGATACGGCTGGAAAGCGTGCCCAACGCGATTGATCAGGCCGAAATCGTCGCAGGCAATATTCTGGGGGCCAAAACGGAATATATTGCAAAACCATGGTTTTGGTCAGACCAATATGATGTCAAGCTGCAGATTGCAGGGTTGAATACTGGTTATGACAATGTCGTTGCACGCCCAAGCGATCGACCGGGTTCTGTGTCACATTGGTATTATGGCGGCGACACGTTGCTGGCCGTGGACGCCATGAACGCGCCGCGCGAATTCATGATAGGCCGACGTCTGATAGAAGCTGGAAAATCCCCAATCGCCACGGCCGTCGGTGACCTGTCAACAGACCTGAAATCTTTGATGTAG
- a CDS encoding S-(hydroxymethyl)glutathione dehydrogenase/class III alcohol dehydrogenase, with amino-acid sequence MKTRAAVALEAGKPLEVMEVNLEGPRAGEVLVEIKATGLCHTDEFTRSGDDPEGIFPAILGHEGAGVVIEIGEGVTSLEVGDHVIPLYTPECRECAYCLNPKTNLCQSIRSTQGQGLLPDGSTRFSMLDGTPIHHYMGCSTFANHTVVPEIALAKVRKDAPFDKICYIGCGVTTGIGAVINTAKVEIGSTGIVFGLGGIGLNVIQGLRLAGADQIVGVDLNDGKVEMARRFGMTDFVNPSDVDGDLVAHLVELTGGGADYTFDATGNVGVMRTALEAAHKGWGESIIIGVAPAGAEISTRPFQLVTGRSWRGTAFGGASGRTDVPKIVDWYMDGKIEIDPMITHKLSLDEINHGFDLMHQGKSIRAVVEF; translated from the coding sequence ATGAAAACACGCGCAGCTGTCGCACTCGAAGCAGGAAAACCGCTTGAGGTTATGGAGGTCAATCTGGAAGGCCCCCGCGCGGGTGAGGTCTTGGTCGAGATCAAGGCGACCGGTTTATGCCACACGGATGAATTCACCCGCTCTGGCGACGATCCTGAGGGTATCTTCCCGGCGATCCTTGGTCATGAGGGCGCAGGCGTTGTGATCGAAATCGGAGAGGGCGTGACCAGCCTTGAGGTGGGCGACCACGTGATCCCGCTTTACACACCTGAATGCCGCGAATGCGCGTATTGCCTGAACCCGAAAACCAACCTGTGCCAGTCGATCCGCAGCACGCAAGGTCAGGGCCTGCTGCCCGATGGTTCGACCCGGTTTTCGATGCTCGATGGCACGCCGATCCACCATTACATGGGCTGTTCGACATTCGCGAACCACACGGTTGTCCCGGAAATTGCACTGGCAAAAGTTCGCAAGGACGCCCCGTTTGACAAGATCTGCTATATCGGCTGCGGCGTCACCACCGGCATCGGGGCTGTGATCAACACGGCCAAGGTCGAGATCGGATCGACGGGCATTGTCTTTGGCCTCGGCGGCATTGGCCTGAACGTGATCCAGGGGTTGCGGCTTGCGGGTGCGGATCAGATTGTCGGTGTCGATCTGAATGACGGCAAGGTCGAGATGGCCAGGCGGTTCGGTATGACCGACTTTGTGAACCCATCCGATGTTGACGGCGATCTGGTGGCGCATCTGGTCGAGCTGACGGGCGGTGGTGCGGATTATACGTTTGACGCGACGGGCAATGTGGGCGTGATGCGCACGGCGCTTGAGGCGGCGCATAAAGGCTGGGGCGAAAGCATCATCATCGGCGTGGCGCCTGCGGGGGCCGAGATTTCGACCCGCCCCTTCCAATTGGTCACCGGCCGGTCATGGCGCGGTACGGCCTTTGGCGGCGCATCGGGGCGCACGGATGTGCCCAAGATCGTCGACTGGTACATGGATGGCAAGATCGAGATCGACCCGATGATCACCCACAAACTCAGCCTGGACGAAATCAACCACGGCTTTGACCTGATGCACCAGGGCAAATCAATCAGGGCTGTCGTCGAGTTCTAA
- a CDS encoding aromatic ring-hydroxylating oxygenase subunit alpha, with protein sequence MDKTTTAAVDKIRDDLAQLQALDQKDARAMPGDYYGSEEFLEFEKENLFRKEWFCLGHIGELPNPGDFYTTDLIGELLLVTRDEDGEIRVLSNVCRHRGNQVVVEPKGNQKRFVCGYHAWTYGQDGALKAAPLMKKVRTFDQAKCGLKQFRTEIWENFIFVNLDGNATPLAPRMAGMSKLITNYHHELRHLVHMEEAVWDTNWKSLMENFLEGYHLSATHFKTLHPITPTKLCRKIEELGEGYTGYHSFYDEDWPDRGPFHEDLTDVERRNSVLGCAYPNLLFGIATHYTIFICLRPVSADKVAIRWGVAGFNPDPENEGTKEYVDLISEANEEDREKLVTLARAMKSKYYTPGPLAPDDFEGTIWDFTQYIAKHLAKAKDA encoded by the coding sequence ATGGACAAAACGACCACAGCCGCAGTTGACAAAATTCGCGATGATCTGGCTCAGCTGCAGGCACTTGATCAAAAAGACGCGCGCGCGATGCCGGGTGACTATTACGGGTCCGAAGAGTTTCTTGAATTCGAAAAGGAAAACCTGTTTCGAAAAGAATGGTTTTGTCTGGGCCATATCGGCGAACTGCCCAATCCCGGGGACTTTTATACAACGGACCTGATCGGCGAACTGTTATTGGTGACGCGCGATGAAGATGGCGAGATTCGCGTGCTTTCCAATGTCTGTCGCCATCGCGGAAACCAGGTTGTCGTTGAACCCAAGGGCAACCAAAAGCGTTTCGTTTGCGGATACCACGCCTGGACCTACGGGCAGGACGGCGCATTGAAAGCCGCCCCTTTGATGAAAAAGGTCCGCACATTTGATCAGGCGAAATGTGGGCTAAAGCAATTCAGGACGGAAATCTGGGAGAACTTCATTTTCGTCAATCTGGATGGGAATGCGACGCCGCTTGCCCCGCGCATGGCGGGAATGTCCAAGCTGATCACCAACTACCACCACGAGCTGCGCCATCTGGTTCACATGGAAGAAGCCGTATGGGATACCAACTGGAAAAGCCTGATGGAGAACTTTCTAGAAGGCTATCACCTGTCGGCCACCCATTTCAAAACACTGCATCCCATCACGCCAACCAAATTATGCCGCAAAATCGAAGAACTTGGTGAAGGCTACACCGGATATCACTCGTTCTATGACGAAGATTGGCCAGATCGCGGCCCATTTCATGAAGATCTGACCGACGTAGAACGCCGTAACTCGGTGCTGGGCTGCGCCTATCCCAATTTACTCTTTGGGATCGCGACCCATTATACAATTTTCATCTGCTTGCGCCCTGTAAGTGCGGATAAAGTTGCAATTCGCTGGGGTGTTGCCGGCTTTAACCCGGACCCCGAGAATGAAGGCACAAAAGAATATGTCGACCTGATCAGTGAGGCGAATGAAGAGGATCGTGAAAAGCTGGTAACTCTGGCACGGGCTATGAAAAGTAAATATTATACCCCCGGACCATTGGCGCCAGATGATTTTGAAGGGACGATCTGGGATTTTACTCAATATATCGCCAAACATCTTGCGAAGGCCAAAGACGCCTAA
- a CDS encoding HutD/Ves family protein yields MDILRCKDIPATPWKNGGGMTQVLARQAPNWRISLASITRDGPYSIFPDTMRHQTIVQGKGIWLRGDTDQMELPFGAGRCFRGATPVAAKLMDGPVKALNVIWDPDTTDVRVAECTKPDRHVPNSNTTFLWFALRGCFVVDRYKVDEGDAVLSTDAHMPTPDAGSRIIAVSLRKTA; encoded by the coding sequence ATGGATATTCTTCGTTGCAAAGATATTCCCGCCACGCCATGGAAAAACGGTGGCGGCATGACGCAGGTTCTGGCCCGGCAAGCGCCGAATTGGCGGATAAGTCTGGCGTCGATTACCCGGGACGGACCTTATTCAATTTTTCCCGACACGATGCGGCACCAAACAATTGTACAGGGCAAAGGGATTTGGCTGCGGGGCGACACGGACCAGATGGAATTGCCGTTTGGCGCGGGTCGCTGTTTCCGTGGTGCCACGCCGGTCGCCGCAAAATTGATGGACGGACCTGTAAAAGCGCTGAACGTGATATGGGATCCTGACACGACGGATGTGCGTGTTGCGGAATGCACAAAGCCTGACCGGCATGTTCCGAATTCTAACACCACGTTTTTATGGTTTGCCTTGCGTGGGTGCTTTGTCGTTGACCGATACAAAGTCGATGAAGGCGACGCAGTGCTAAGCACCGACGCTCATATGCCCACCCCTGACGCCGGTTCGCGGATCATTGCCGTTTCCTTACGAAAGACGGCCTAA
- a CDS encoding ureidoglycolate lyase: MSRLPQIAAMPLTASGFAPFGDVLESAGPPDMLINQGLCGRYHDRASLSFTEGRAGISLFRAEPQTLPYRLELLERHPLGSQAFLPMSEHPFLVTVAPDADGAPGLPCAFLTAPGQGINLAPNTWHGVLTPLHAPGLFAVIDRIGPGDNLQEHILTPPVLIVAPTRLVSSPIKP; this comes from the coding sequence ATGAGCCGCCTGCCACAAATCGCGGCAATGCCCCTGACCGCCAGCGGTTTCGCACCGTTCGGCGATGTGCTGGAATCTGCGGGCCCGCCCGATATGCTGATCAATCAGGGGCTGTGCGGCCGCTATCATGACCGGGCCAGCCTGTCTTTCACCGAAGGCCGCGCCGGGATCAGCCTGTTCCGGGCCGAACCGCAGACCCTGCCCTACCGGCTTGAGCTGCTGGAACGTCATCCGCTTGGATCACAAGCCTTCCTGCCGATGAGCGAACATCCCTTCCTTGTCACCGTCGCGCCCGATGCAGATGGCGCTCCCGGCCTGCCGTGTGCGTTTCTGACAGCACCCGGTCAGGGCATCAATCTTGCCCCGAACACCTGGCACGGGGTGCTGACCCCGCTGCACGCCCCGGGCCTCTTCGCCGTGATCGACCGGATCGGACCCGGCGACAACCTGCAGGAACATATCCTGACCCCCCCGGTCCTGATTGTTGCGCCGACACGATTGGTCTCCTCACCAATCAAACCTTAA
- a CDS encoding bifunctional allantoicase/(S)-ureidoglycine aminohydrolase — translation MSASYATPPGGLPPQTQLTTSRAQVQNSFAVIPRGVMRDIVTSSLPGWTGARAWVLARPLTGFAETFAQLIVELAPDGGSDAPEPEAMGQGVIFVTSGDIRLNIAGQDHALTPGGYAYLPPGCDWKIRNSGTGAATFHWIRKAYDPAPGLDAPAAFVTHEADIPITYMPDTDRAWGTQRFVGADDLRHDMQVNIVTFAPGGCIPFPETHVMEHGLYVLEGKAVYLLNQSWVEVEAGDFIWLRAFCPQACYAGGPGQFRYLLYKDVNRHPKLTPG, via the coding sequence TTGAGCGCCAGTTATGCCACCCCGCCCGGCGGCTTGCCGCCGCAGACGCAGCTGACCACAAGCCGCGCGCAGGTTCAGAACAGTTTCGCGGTGATCCCGCGCGGGGTCATGCGCGATATCGTGACCTCTTCCCTGCCCGGATGGACCGGGGCGCGGGCCTGGGTTCTGGCCCGCCCGCTGACCGGTTTTGCCGAAACCTTCGCGCAACTGATTGTCGAGCTTGCCCCGGATGGCGGCAGCGACGCGCCGGAACCGGAGGCCATGGGCCAGGGCGTGATCTTCGTGACCTCGGGTGATATCCGGCTGAATATCGCCGGGCAGGACCATGCGCTGACCCCCGGTGGCTATGCCTATCTGCCGCCGGGCTGCGACTGGAAAATCCGCAACTCGGGCACGGGCGCGGCCACATTCCACTGGATTCGCAAGGCCTATGACCCCGCGCCCGGGCTGGATGCGCCAGCGGCCTTTGTCACCCATGAGGCCGATATTCCGATCACCTATATGCCGGATACGGACCGCGCCTGGGGCACGCAGCGTTTTGTCGGGGCGGATGATCTGCGCCATGACATGCAGGTGAATATCGTGACGTTTGCGCCGGGCGGCTGCATCCCTTTCCCCGAGACCCATGTGATGGAACACGGGCTCTATGTGCTTGAAGGCAAAGCGGTTTATCTGCTGAACCAAAGCTGGGTCGAGGTCGAGGCGGGGGATTTCATCTGGCTCCGCGCATTTTGCCCGCAGGCCTGTTATGCGGGCGGGCCGGGGCAGTTCCGCTATCTGCTCTACAAGGATGTGAACCGGCATCCAAAGCTGACGCCTGGATGA